The genomic stretch TGGATTTGTTCTATTTGACCAATCACCATCTCCGTATTGTTGGCCTTGATGGTGTGGTGTTCTATCAGACGCAAGGCGATTTTTACCCGGCTTTCTTGTACAAACGGCGCGGCAAAGCCATGTTCAAATTGCGCGGTTAAGCCAACCGCTTCGAATTCACTTTGTTGCCTTGGATAGCGTGCCGAAGTCTGATGGGCGAGGCTTGTGAAAGCGGCTTCAACCGAATTGAGACTGAATACGCCGGTCTGGAGAATATTTTCTAAGGTGTGGCGCTGCACCGAGTTCGGACGGCTGATAAAACTCAGCAAAGGCGGATTGGAGCCAAGATGAGTGACTGAGCTGACAATCGCCAGGTTTGGTTGCCCTTTGGCATCAATAGTGCCCACCAAATTGGCACTTTTGAAACCGCTTAAACTGCTGACCAGGCG from Vibrio ostreae encodes the following:
- a CDS encoding flavin reductase family protein, coding for MLQRTLNSKQIAEMESRYRARLVSSLSGFKSANLVGTIDAKGQPNLAIVSSVTHLGSNPPLLSFISRPNSVQRHTLENILQTGVFSLNSVEAAFTSLAHQTSARYPRQQSEFEAVGLTAQFEHGFAAPFVQESRVKIALRLIEHHTIKANNTEMVIGQIEQIHLPDEIIKPDGYLDIESLDWVTISGLDSYHVTQRLYRLQYAKPDQPLQPLSVCGDKATWNN